The Fundidesulfovibrio soli sequence CCGGGCGAGTGGTTCCTGTACTGGGCGATGCCCGCCGAATCAGGTCCCTTGCGCCCCTTGCGCAGGTAGGCCGGGATGGTCAGGTCGCTGTGGGCGGCCAGGGCGCGCTCGGTGCGGCTGGCGGCCTGCTGCTGCGGGGGCAGGTCGCGGCGGGGGCGCAGCTCGTCGTGCCCGGCGTACGGCTGGTGCGCGGCCTGGTGAACAGGCTGCTGCCCGGCCTGATGCACGGGCTGGTGAACGGGCTGGGCGGCCCTGGGCTGGGGCGCGGGCTCCGCGTGCTGGGTCACCGCACCGGCCACGGCCGGGTGCACGCTGACCTTGGAGGCATGGGTGCGGCTCATCTCGGCGGCGCTCTCGATGCCCGTTGCGATCACGGTGATGCGGATCTCGTCCCCGGCGTTCTCGTCGAACACGGTGCCGAAGAAGACCTTGGCGTCCTCATGCACGGCCTCGGTGATGGCGGAGGCGGCCTCGTCCACTTCCTCGATGGTCAGGTCGGGCGAGCAGGTGATGTTCATGAGCACGCCCTTGGCGCCGTCGATGGTCACGTCCTCCAGCAGGGGGCTGGTGATGGCCTTCAGGGCGGCTTCCTTGGCGCGGTTCTCGCCGCGGGCGACGCCGAAGCCCATCATGGCCAGGCCCATCTCGCTCATCACGGCCTTCACGTCGGCGAAGTCCAGGTTGATCAGGCCGGGGACCATGATCAGGTCCGAGATGCCCTTCACCGCGTAGTAGAGGATCTCGTCGGCCTTCTTGAGCATCTCGATGAAGGCGGCCTTCTTGGAGGCCATGGTCAGCAGGCGGTCGTTGGGGATGGTGATGATGGAGTCCACCTGCTCGCGCAGCAGCGCGATGCCGCGCTCGGCGGCGGCCATGCGCTTCTTGCCTTCGAAGAAGAACGGCTTGGTGACCACGCCCACGGTGAGGGCGCCCGCTTCCTTGGCGGCCTGGGCGATGACCGGGGCCGCGCCCGTGCCGGTGCCGCCGCCCATGCCGGCGGTGACGAAGACCATGTCCGCGTCGCAGATGGTCTTGCGGATCTGGTCGATGGATTCAAGCGCGGCGTCGCGGCCGCAGTCCGGGTTGGCGCCCGCGCCCAGGCCCTTGGTCAGCTTGTCGCCAAGCTGGATCTTGAACTCGGCCTTGGACTTGTTGAGCGCCTGGATGTCCGTGTTGGCGGTGATGAACGTCACGCCGCGCAGGGCCGAACAGATCATGTTGTTCACGGCGTTGCCGCCGCCACCGCCTACCCCGACCACTTTGATGCGTGCGTTGGATTCGAAATCGATGTCGTAAATGTCCATGTTCCCCTCTCCTTGCGATTGCAAAAGATCCCCCTGAATGTTCATAAACCTGTCCCTCGTTTCTACTTCACATCCACGAACCATTTCCGCATGCGGCCGAGGATGCGATTGAACACTTTCTCGTCCGAGCGGATGCGGAAGCGCTTCTCCACGCCTTCCTTCTCCGCCCCGTACATGAGCAATCCGACCGCCGTGGCGTACATGGGGCTGTTCACCACGTCCTTGAGCCCTCCCACGCGCAGGGGAAAGCCTACGCGGGTGGGCAGGTTGAAGATCTGCTCCCCAAGCTCCTGAATGCCCTCGATGAGGGCCGTTCCGCCCGTGAGCACCACGCCGGCGGCGATGGCGTTCTTGAGCCCGGACTTGACCAGCTCCTGATCCACCAGGGCCAGCATCTCCTCGATGCGCGGCTCGCAGATCTCGGCCAGCACCTGGCGGGAGAGCCTGCGGGGCTCGCGGCCGCCCACGCTGATGACCTCGATCACCTCGTCCTTTCTCACCAGGTCGGAAAGGGCGCAGCCGTACTTGATCTTGATCTTCTCCGCGCTGGCCATGGGCGTGCGCAGGCCGAAGGCGATGTCGTTGGTCAGGTTGTTGCCGCCCAGGGCCAGCACCGAGGTGTGCTTGATGGAGTCGTTGGAGAACACGGCCAGGTCCGTGGTTCCGCCGCCCAGGTCCACCAGGGCCACCCCGATCTCGCGCTCCTCCTCGGTGAGCACCGCCTTGGAGGAGGCCAGGGCCTCCAGCACGATGTCCGCCACGTCCAGGCCGGCGCGGTGGCAGCTGCGAACGATGTTCTGGGCCGAGGTCACCGCGCCGGTGACGATGTGCACCTTCACTTCCAGGCGCACGCCGGCCATGCCCAGCGGGTCGGCGATGCCGCGCTGGTCGTCCACGATGAATTCCTGCGGCAGGATGTGGATGACCTCGCGGTCCAGCGGGATGGCCACGGCCTTGGCCGCGTCCAGCACGCGCTCCACGTCCTTCTGGGTGACTTCGCCGCCCTTGACCGCGATGACTCCGTGGGAGTTGAAGCCCTTGATG is a genomic window containing:
- the ftsA gene encoding cell division protein FtsA, with protein sequence MAKSSELIVGLDIGTTKICAVVGELSAEGVDVVGIGTAPSTGLRKGVVVNIEQTVASIKKALEEAELMAGCEIRTVYAGIAGSHIKGFNSHGVIAVKGGEVTQKDVERVLDAAKAVAIPLDREVIHILPQEFIVDDQRGIADPLGMAGVRLEVKVHIVTGAVTSAQNIVRSCHRAGLDVADIVLEALASSKAVLTEEEREIGVALVDLGGGTTDLAVFSNDSIKHTSVLALGGNNLTNDIAFGLRTPMASAEKIKIKYGCALSDLVRKDEVIEVISVGGREPRRLSRQVLAEICEPRIEEMLALVDQELVKSGLKNAIAAGVVLTGGTALIEGIQELGEQIFNLPTRVGFPLRVGGLKDVVNSPMYATAVGLLMYGAEKEGVEKRFRIRSDEKVFNRILGRMRKWFVDVK
- the ftsZ gene encoding cell division protein FtsZ — its product is MDIYDIDFESNARIKVVGVGGGGGNAVNNMICSALRGVTFITANTDIQALNKSKAEFKIQLGDKLTKGLGAGANPDCGRDAALESIDQIRKTICDADMVFVTAGMGGGTGTGAAPVIAQAAKEAGALTVGVVTKPFFFEGKKRMAAAERGIALLREQVDSIITIPNDRLLTMASKKAAFIEMLKKADEILYYAVKGISDLIMVPGLINLDFADVKAVMSEMGLAMMGFGVARGENRAKEAALKAITSPLLEDVTIDGAKGVLMNITCSPDLTIEEVDEAASAITEAVHEDAKVFFGTVFDENAGDEIRITVIATGIESAAEMSRTHASKVSVHPAVAGAVTQHAEPAPQPRAAQPVHQPVHQAGQQPVHQAAHQPYAGHDELRPRRDLPPQQQAASRTERALAAHSDLTIPAYLRKGRKGPDSAGIAQYRNHSPGSEDFVFDEDEFEVPAFIRMQAD